From the Burkholderia ubonensis subsp. mesacidophila genome, the window ACGATCCGCGCGGCATTGCCCTGCGGCTCGCGGATCACGGTCTTCCCGCTCCGCCAGCGCCTGCCCTCGATCGCGGATTCGCCGGCACGCGCGGCTGCAGCGTGCGTCACGCTCGCCCGGCCCCGTCGAGCACCGAGCGCACCTTCGCGACAAGCCTCTCGTCGACGGGCGCGAGCACCTCGCCGCGCGGGCGCACGCCCGAGCCGAAATGCACCGCGCGCACGCCGGTCGTCCTGACGAAGTCGCCGACCGCGTCGGCGGTCAGCCCCGAGCCGGCCAGCACCGTGCACGGCGTACCCTCGGCGCGCCGCACCATCCGCGCGATCGTCGCGGCCGCGTCGAGCACCGACGGATGGCCGCCCGAGGTAAGCACCGACGTGACGGCCGGCACGCGCAGCAGCGCGTCGAATGCGGCGTTGAGGTCGCGCGCGACGTCGAACGCGCGATGGAACGTGAGCGCGCGGCCTTCGGCGGCGCCGGCGATGCGCGCGAGTGCGCCGAGGTCGATGTCGCCGCGCGCGTCGAGCGCGCCGAACACGACGCCGTTGGCGCCGGCCGCGACCGCCGCGCGCACGTCGCGCTCGATCACCCGGAGATCGTCGGCGTCGTAGACGAACGAGCGGCTGTGCGGCCGCACGATCACGTTGACGGGAATCGGCACCGCGGCGACGACGGCCTCGATCAGGCCGACGCTCGGCGTCAGCCCGCCCTCGCCGATCGCGGTGACGAGTTCGAGACGGTCGGCGCCCGCGCGGGCGGCGGCTTTGGCGTCGCCGACGGTCGCGGCGATGACTTCGAGCAGGACGGACGGGGAAGCGCTTCGGTTCATTGGCGGCTCGCGTATCGGTATGACGATTCGCGCATCCTAGCCGAGCGGCGCGGGCAGCGCCAGACAGCGGGTCGCATCGACGTATCGGTGCAATCGTGTACGCCGTGGAGAACAGGGAACAAAGCGTCAGTGAAATCCTGTCGGGTCGCAGCTGGAGTCGCCGCCGGGGCCCCCTGCGGCGATTTCCCGGCATTGACCGGGGTGCAATCCGCAGCGCCGGCCGAGCGGCCTTGCTGCGGAGCCAACATGCGCTGATTTAAATCAGGGGAAGATACCGGGGTCGTTGACGTTAACGCATTCGCCGCTCGGGAAGCAAACGATCGTGCCCGCGTAGGCTGCGGAGCCTGCAAAGAGCAATGCGGACGCAGCGGTGAACAAAACCAGCAGTTTCTTGATCATGGATGGGTTTCCTCATGAAATAGCAAAATGGGCGATCGCGCGGAATCGGGACCGGGATCGTCCTGATCGCCGATCAGGAAACGTAATCGTAGGTGCGCGGCTTCGTCTGACGAATGATTCTCAACAAATCATCAATCCGTACGCCCGAGCCGCCGGCCACGTCACGACATGCACGCGGGCTAATCCTCCAGCACCTCCTCGTCGCCCCAGTCGATATCCCCGCACAGCACGCGCAGCGTGTCGCCCACGCGGACCGCGACCGACAGCGTCACGCATGGCTGCGCCTCGTTGATCGACAGGTACGGCCGCGTCACCTGCACGCGGCCCGGCTCGGCGATCGCGGTACGGAAATACGGCCGCCGCAGCCAGTTCGCACCCTGCGCGTCCGCGAGCGGCAGAAAGCGCGTCTCGCGGGCCGCGCGATCGGCGCGCAGCACGACGTTGCGGCCCGCCTGCCGGCCCTGCGCGTCGAGCAGGAAGCAGCGCGCCGCGCCATCGAGCGCGAGGAAATTCCAGCACACCTCGTCGAGCGGCTCGCCGGCCGCCAGACGCTCGGCCGCGCGCTCGAACGCGCGCAGGTACGGCGCGAGCCGCTGCGCGTCGCGCCGCTCGTGCGCCTCGGTCTGCCGGCGAAAGCGCTCGGTCAGCTCGCCGATGCACGCGTTCGCGGCCGCGCTGTCGGACAGCCCCGGCGCCGGCCGGCCGAAGAAGTAGCCCTGCACGAAATCGGCCTCGCACGACAGCGCGATCTGCGCTTCGTGCTCGGTCTCGATCCCTTCGACCAGCACCAGCTTGCCGGCCTCGTGCAGCAGCGTGACGAGACCGTGCAGGATCGCGGTGAGCCCGGTGCGGTGCGCCGCGTGCGACAGCATGATGCGGTCGAGCTTCACGATGTCCGGATTCAGCTGCCAGATCCGCTCGAGGTTCGAATGGCCCGCGCCGAAATCGTCGAGCGCGAGCAGGAAGCCCTGCGCGCGGAATTCCCGCATCGCGTCGGCAAGCCGCTCGTGGTCGTCCGCGCGCTGCTCGAGCACTTCGAGCACGATGCGGCGCGGCGGCATGTCGAGGCGCTTCAGGTTCGCGAGCAGCGCCGCGGCCTGGAACGGATCGGTCAGCACGCCCGGATGCACGTTCAGGAACAGCCATTCGCGCTCCGCGCCGAGCAGCGCGAAGTTCTCGAGATGCAGCGCCTGCGCGAGCCGGTCGAGCTGCAGCAGCTCGCCGTGACGCGCCGCGTCGCCGAACACGTCGAGCGGCGACACCGGCCGGTCGAGCGTGTCGTGCGCGCGCAGCAGCGCTTCGTAGCCCACCGCACGCTGGTGCGACAGGCTGAAAATCGGCTGGAACACGCTCGTGAGCGTCAGGTCGTGATGCTGCGTCGCAAGACGCTCGAGGCCGGACGTCACCTCCCGCTCGAAGCGGTACGGCGACGCGGCGGCCGGACGCTCCTGTTGCACGATCGTCATACCCCCTTCCTCCTGATGCTGGCGAACGCGGCGGCGGACGAACTGGACGGCGCGTGATGTGTGATGCGGGTTGTCATGCGGATTGTCATGCGGGTTGTCATGATTCGGCCCTCGGATCTTCGGTTGTTGTCGTCGCTTGTCGGCAAGCATCAAGCAAGCTTCGTGCGCACGCCGTGCACGCCCGCCGCGCACGCCTGCGCGAGCGGCGCACCGCTGTGGCGCACGCCACGCGCACCATTTCAGTGCGCACGCACCGGCGCACTCGAACGCAGCCGTCCGGTCGGCACGCTACACTCCGTACGACCGTTTCATACCCCGCTTTCGACGTATCGATGGAAATTGTCTTCACCGTCCTGGTCCTGCTGCTCACCGTCGCGCTGTCCGGCGCGCTCACGCGCGTGCTGCCGTTGCGGCTGCCGCTGCCCCTGATGCAGATCGCGTTCGGCGCGATCCTCGCGTGGCCGAAATTCAACCTGCACGTCACGTTCGACCCCGAAATCTTCATGCTGCTGTTCATTCCGCCGCTGCTGTTCGCGGACGGCTGGCGGATTCCGAAGCGCGAGCTTTACCTGCAGCGCCGCGCGATCCTGATGCTCGCGTTCGGGCTCGTGTTCATGACGGTACTCGCAGTGGGCTACTTCGCGCATTGGCTGATTCCCGAGTTGCCGCTGCCGATCGCGTTCGCGCTCGCCGCGGTGCTGTCGCCGACCGACGCGGTCGCGCTGTCGGGCATCGCGGGCAAGGGCCGGATCCCGCCGCAGCTGATGCACATCCTCGAGGGCGAGGCGCTGATGAACGACGCGTCCGGCCTCGTCGCGCTGAAGTTCGCGGTCGCCGCCGCGCTGACCGGCATGTTCTCGCTGCGCGACGCGTCGCTCACGTTCGTGATCGTCGCGGCGGGCGGGCTCGTGACGGGCGCGGCCGTGTCGTGGCTGTTCAGCGCGCTGTCGACGCGTTTCCTGAACGCCGAGCAGGAAGGCGACCCGGCGCCCGGGATCGTGATGACGCTGCTCGTGCCGTTCGCGGCCTACCTGATCGCCGAGCATCTCGACCTGTCGGGCGTGCTGGCGGCCGTCGCGGCCGGGATGATGATGAACTACACGAGCTTCTCCCGCAAAAGCACCGTCGCGTCGCGCGTGCGCGCGGAAAGCACGTGGGCGATGATCGAGTTCGTGTTCAACGGCATGGTGTTCATCATGCTCGGCCTGCAGCTGCCGCACATCATCGGCCGCGCGCTCGTCGACGCGCATCACACGAGCGACGCGCTCGTCGGCCGGATGATCTTCAACGTGCTCGCGATGATGCTCGCGCTCTACGCGATCCGCTTCATGTGGGTCTGGCTGCTGCGCTGGATCGCGAGCCGCCGCGCGGCGCGCCAGGGCCTTGCCGGCACGATGGCCGGGCTGCGCACGATCGCGGTGATGACGGTCGGCGGCGTGCGCGGCGCGGTGACGCTCGCCGGCGTGCTGTCGATTCCGGTCGCGCTCGCCGACGGCACGCCGCTGCCCGGCCGCGACACCGCGATCTTCGTCGCGTCGGCCGTGATCCTCGGTTCGCTGATCTTTGCCGTGATCGGGCTGCCGCTCTTGCTGCGCGGCGTGCGCTCGACGCGCAATCCGCTCGCCGACGAGGAGCGCCACGCGCGCGCCGCCGCCGCGCAGGCCGCGATCCGCGCGATCGATTCGTCGCACGGCGCGATCTCGACCGATCTCGACGAATCGGGCGCCGCGCGCTGCGCGGACATCTCCGCGCGCGTGATGGACCAGTACCGCCGCCGGCTCGCCGCGCTCGCCGAGGACGGCCCCACGCCGCGCGCGCAGGCGCAGCAGTCCGAGACGATGGAGCTGCAGATGCGGATCGCGGCCGTGCGCGCGGAACGCTCCGTGCTGTACCGGCTGCGCGGCGAAAGCAGGATTTCCGACGAGACGCTGACCAAGCTGATCCGCGAGATCGATTTGTCGGAGACGGCGCTGTCGACGCGCAAGAAGGGCATCGTCTGACGGCGCGGGCACGTCGCCGTCGAAACGCCTCCCCATAAAAAAACGGCGACGCCCCAAAGCGTCGCCGTTTTCCAATCCGCCTGCCTTCGCGTTACTTCGCGACGACGACCGGAATCCCCTTCAGCATCCCCGCGCCCTTCACTTCGTCGAGCGCATGCTGCACGTGCGCGCTCGTCGCCGCGTCGATGCCGAGCTGCAGCGCGAGCTCGCGCTCCGCGCGCTTCACGCCGGCGAGGTTGCGCAGCTTCACGTGGCCGAAGCCGCGCACGCGTGCGTGCAGGTCGGCGAGCTGCGCGACGCTTGCTGCGTTGTCCGCGGTCGTCGCCGCGAGCGCGCGGGTCAGCGTCGTCTCGTAGTCGTCGGCGAGCGCGCGCTCCATCCTGCGCTCGACGGTGCGGCCGAACGGGTCGAGCCACGTGCCGCGCAGGCTGCGCACGCGCGCGAGCACGCCGAGCACTGGCCACATCCACTGGCCGAACACGCGCTTCTTCGGCGCGCTGCCGTCACTGCCGCCCTTCGCGACCGTCGGCGGCGCCAGGTTGAACTTCACGCGATAGTCCTGCCCCGGCACACCTTCGAACTGCGCTTCGAGCGCCGTGCGGAGCGCGCCGTCCGCATAGAGGCGCGCGACCTCGTATTCGTCCTTCACCGCGAGCAGACGATAGAACGTCGTCGCGACCGCACGCGCGAGCGCGTCGTCGCCCTTCGCGCGCGCGGCGTCCACGAGCGCGCGGTAGCGCTCGACGTAGCGCGCGCCGCCGTATTCGGCGAGGCGCGCCTCGCGATCGGCGATCAGCTCGGCGAGGGTCTCGGGCGCGGCGTGCGTCGCCACCGTGTGACGCGCATTCCACAACGCATCGAGGCCAACCGGATCGCCCGCCGCCATCCGGCCGACCGCGAACGCGAGCTTGTTCATCGGCACCGCGACGTTGTTCAGCTCGATCGCGCGCATCAGCGCCGCGTGCGACACCGGCACCAGGCCGAGCTGCCACGCATAGCCGAGCATCAGGATGTTCGCGCCGATCGAGTCGCCGAGGAATTTCGCGGCGAGCGCCTGCGCGTCGCAGCTCGACAGGAAGCCGTCGCCGGCCGCGTGGCGCATCTTCTCGAGCAGCGCGTCCGCGTGCAGGTTCGCGTCGGGGTTCTGCACGAACGATGCGTTCGGAATCCGGTGCGTATTGACGACGATCCGCGAGCGCTCGTGACGCACCGTCTGCAGCGCCTCGGCGCTCGCGCCGACGACCATGTCGCACGCGAGCAGCACGTCGGCCTGCTGCGTGTCGATGCGCACCTGGTTCAGCCATTCGTCGCGCGCGGCGATCCGCACGAACGACAGCACCGAGCCGCCCTTCTGCGCGAAGCCCATGAAGTCGAGCACCGACGCGCTCTTGCCTTCGAGGTGCGCGGCCATGCTGATCAGCGCGCCGACCGTCACGACGCCCGTGCCGCCGACGCCGGTCACGAGCATGTCGTACGGCGCCGCGTCCAGATGCGTCGCCGGCACCGGCAGCGCGTCGACGCGCGCGGCGAGCACCGCCTCGTCGAACGCCGCGCCCGCGGCCTTCTTCAGCGCCGCGCCTTCGACCGTCACGAAGCTCGGGCAGAAGCCGTTCACGCACGAGAAATCCTTGTTGCACGACGACTGGTCGATGCGGCGCTTGCGGCCGAGCGGCGTCTCGAGCGGCTCGACCGACAGGCAGTTCGACTGCACGCCGCAGTCGCCGCAGCCCTCGCACACCGCGTCGTTGATGAACAGGCGCTTGTCGGGGTCGGGGAACTCGCCCTTCTTGCGGCGGCGACGCTTCTCGGCCGCGCAGGTCTGGTCATAGATCAGCACGGTGACGCCCGCCGTCTCGCGCAGCTCGCGCTGCACCGCGTCGAGCTCGCTGCGATGGTGGAACGTCGTGCCCTTCGGGAACAGCCCGTGATGGCCGTCGTACTTCTCCGGCTCGTCGGACACGACGACGAAGCGCGACACGCCTTCCGCCTCGACCTGCCGCGCGATCTGCGGCACCGAGATGCTGCCGTCGACCGGCTGGCCGCCCGTCATCGCGACCGCGTCGTTGTAGAGAATCTTGTACGTGATGTTCGCCTTCGCGGCGACCGCCTGGCGGATCGCAAGGATCCCCGAGTGGAAGTAGGTGCCGTCGCCGAGGTTCTGGAACACGTGCTTCGTGTTGGTGAACATCGCGTGCGCGGCCCAGTCGACGCCCTCGCCGCCCATCTGGATCAGCCCGGTCGTGTCGCGGTCCATCCACGACGCCATGAAGTGGCAGCCGATGCCGGCCTGCGCGATCGAGCCTTCCGGCACCTTTGTCGACGTGTTGTGCGGACAGCCCGAGCAGAAGTACGGCGTGCGCTTCACCGCGTCCGCCTCGTTCGACAGGATCTGCGGCGCGACCAGATCGACGACGCGCTCGCGGCGGTCGAGCGCCGGCTTGTGGCGAGCCAGCCAGGTGGCGAACACCGGCAGGATCCGCGACGGGCGCAGCTCGCCGAGCTCGGACAGCAGGCATGCGCCTTCCGCGTCGTGCTTGCCGAGCACGCGCGGGCGGGCGCCGTCCGCGCGGTTGTACAGGTAGTCCTTGATCTGCTGCTCGATCACCGGGCCCTTCTCTTCGATCACGAGCACTTCGGCGAGGCCGTCGACGAAGGTCTCGATGCGCGTCATCTCGAGCGGGTACGACAGGCCGACCTTGTAGATCCGCACGCCGGCCGCGTCGAGATCGGCGACGGTCAGGTCGAGGCGGCGCAGCGCTTCCATCAGGTCGAGGTGCGCCTTGCCGCAGGTGACGATGCCGACGTTCGCCTGCGCGCTCGGCGCGATCCACTTGTCGATGCTGTGGGTGCGCGCGAAGTGGCGCACCGCGTCGAGCTTCGCCGCGAGGCGCGCTTCGATCGTCAGGCTCGGCAGGTCGGGCCAGCGGTTGTGCAGGCCGCCCGCCGGCGGCGTGAAGCCTTGCGGCGCGGGCCAGTGCGTCTGCACCGCGTCGAGGTCGACGGTCGAGCCCGATTCGACGGTTTCCGAGATCGCCTTGAAGCCGACCCACGCGCCCGAATAGCGCGACAGCGCCCAGCCGTACAGGCCGAATTCGAGCATGTCGGCGATGTTCGACGGGTTCACGACCGGCATGTGCCACGCGATCATCGCGAAGTCGCTCTGGTGCGGCATCGACGACGACACGCAGCCGTGATCGTCGCCCGCGACGACCAGCACGCCGCCGTGCGGCGACGAGCCGTACGCGTTGCCGTGCTTCAGCGCGTCGCCCGCGCGGTCGACGCCGGGGCCCTTGCCGTACCACATCGCATAGACGCCATCGACGGTGCGCTCCGGATCCGCCTCGACGCGCTGCGTGCCGAGCACCGCGGTGCCGCCGAGTTCCTCGTTGATCGCGGGCAGGAAGCGCACGCCGCCGCCATCGAGCAGTTTCTTCGCCTTCCACAGCTGCTGGTCGACCATGCCGAGCGGCGAGCCGCGGTAGCCGCTGACGAAGCCGGCCGTGTTCAGGCCCTGCGCGGCGTCGGCTGCGCGCTGCATCAGCAGCAGGCGCACCAGCGCCTGCGTGCCGGTCAGGAAGATCCGGCCGCGCGTCGCGGTCAGGTTGTCGGTCAGACGGTAGTCGGATAGGGCGGGCGTGCCGTCGATGGGCAAGCGGGCGGTCATGGGGACGTCTCCTGATTTGTGCAGATTTCTGCTGTTCTTGGCTGCGTCGGCGGCGCGTCGAGCGACGC encodes:
- a CDS encoding copper homeostasis protein CutC, whose translation is MNRSASPSVLLEVIAATVGDAKAAARAGADRLELVTAIGEGGLTPSVGLIEAVVAAVPIPVNVIVRPHSRSFVYDADDLRVIERDVRAAVAAGANGVVFGALDARGDIDLGALARIAGAAEGRALTFHRAFDVARDLNAAFDALLRVPAVTSVLTSGGHPSVLDAAATIARMVRRAEGTPCTVLAGSGLTADAVGDFVRTTGVRAVHFGSGVRPRGEVLAPVDERLVAKVRSVLDGAGRA
- a CDS encoding sensor domain-containing phosphodiesterase translates to MTIVQQERPAAASPYRFEREVTSGLERLATQHHDLTLTSVFQPIFSLSHQRAVGYEALLRAHDTLDRPVSPLDVFGDAARHGELLQLDRLAQALHLENFALLGAEREWLFLNVHPGVLTDPFQAAALLANLKRLDMPPRRIVLEVLEQRADDHERLADAMREFRAQGFLLALDDFGAGHSNLERIWQLNPDIVKLDRIMLSHAAHRTGLTAILHGLVTLLHEAGKLVLVEGIETEHEAQIALSCEADFVQGYFFGRPAPGLSDSAAANACIGELTERFRRQTEAHERRDAQRLAPYLRAFERAAERLAAGEPLDEVCWNFLALDGAARCFLLDAQGRQAGRNVVLRADRAARETRFLPLADAQGANWLRRPYFRTAIAEPGRVQVTRPYLSINEAQPCVTLSVAVRVGDTLRVLCGDIDWGDEEVLED
- a CDS encoding Na+/H+ antiporter, with translation MEIVFTVLVLLLTVALSGALTRVLPLRLPLPLMQIAFGAILAWPKFNLHVTFDPEIFMLLFIPPLLFADGWRIPKRELYLQRRAILMLAFGLVFMTVLAVGYFAHWLIPELPLPIAFALAAVLSPTDAVALSGIAGKGRIPPQLMHILEGEALMNDASGLVALKFAVAAALTGMFSLRDASLTFVIVAAGGLVTGAAVSWLFSALSTRFLNAEQEGDPAPGIVMTLLVPFAAYLIAEHLDLSGVLAAVAAGMMMNYTSFSRKSTVASRVRAESTWAMIEFVFNGMVFIMLGLQLPHIIGRALVDAHHTSDALVGRMIFNVLAMMLALYAIRFMWVWLLRWIASRRAARQGLAGTMAGLRTIAVMTVGGVRGAVTLAGVLSIPVALADGTPLPGRDTAIFVASAVILGSLIFAVIGLPLLLRGVRSTRNPLADEERHARAAAAQAAIRAIDSSHGAISTDLDESGAARCADISARVMDQYRRRLAALAEDGPTPRAQAQQSETMELQMRIAAVRAERSVLYRLRGESRISDETLTKLIREIDLSETALSTRKKGIV
- a CDS encoding indolepyruvate ferredoxin oxidoreductase family protein; translation: MTARLPIDGTPALSDYRLTDNLTATRGRIFLTGTQALVRLLLMQRAADAAQGLNTAGFVSGYRGSPLGMVDQQLWKAKKLLDGGGVRFLPAINEELGGTAVLGTQRVEADPERTVDGVYAMWYGKGPGVDRAGDALKHGNAYGSSPHGGVLVVAGDDHGCVSSSMPHQSDFAMIAWHMPVVNPSNIADMLEFGLYGWALSRYSGAWVGFKAISETVESGSTVDLDAVQTHWPAPQGFTPPAGGLHNRWPDLPSLTIEARLAAKLDAVRHFARTHSIDKWIAPSAQANVGIVTCGKAHLDLMEALRRLDLTVADLDAAGVRIYKVGLSYPLEMTRIETFVDGLAEVLVIEEKGPVIEQQIKDYLYNRADGARPRVLGKHDAEGACLLSELGELRPSRILPVFATWLARHKPALDRRERVVDLVAPQILSNEADAVKRTPYFCSGCPHNTSTKVPEGSIAQAGIGCHFMASWMDRDTTGLIQMGGEGVDWAAHAMFTNTKHVFQNLGDGTYFHSGILAIRQAVAAKANITYKILYNDAVAMTGGQPVDGSISVPQIARQVEAEGVSRFVVVSDEPEKYDGHHGLFPKGTTFHHRSELDAVQRELRETAGVTVLIYDQTCAAEKRRRRKKGEFPDPDKRLFINDAVCEGCGDCGVQSNCLSVEPLETPLGRKRRIDQSSCNKDFSCVNGFCPSFVTVEGAALKKAAGAAFDEAVLAARVDALPVPATHLDAAPYDMLVTGVGGTGVVTVGALISMAAHLEGKSASVLDFMGFAQKGGSVLSFVRIAARDEWLNQVRIDTQQADVLLACDMVVGASAEALQTVRHERSRIVVNTHRIPNASFVQNPDANLHADALLEKMRHAAGDGFLSSCDAQALAAKFLGDSIGANILMLGYAWQLGLVPVSHAALMRAIELNNVAVPMNKLAFAVGRMAAGDPVGLDALWNARHTVATHAAPETLAELIADREARLAEYGGARYVERYRALVDAARAKGDDALARAVATTFYRLLAVKDEYEVARLYADGALRTALEAQFEGVPGQDYRVKFNLAPPTVAKGGSDGSAPKKRVFGQWMWPVLGVLARVRSLRGTWLDPFGRTVERRMERALADDYETTLTRALAATTADNAASVAQLADLHARVRGFGHVKLRNLAGVKRAERELALQLGIDAATSAHVQHALDEVKGAGMLKGIPVVVAK